From a single Mycolicibacterium mengxianglii genomic region:
- the arr gene encoding NAD(+)--rifampin ADP-ribosyltransferase — protein sequence MGVDVTKPFEVHESGELLHGTRADLAIGERLVPGRRSNYEEGRISNHVYVTQTLDAAVWGAEMASGPGRCRVYIVEPEGTLEDDPNVTDKKFPGNPTRSYRTREPVRVIGEITDWVGHSPEQLQVMRDGLADLRRRGLAIIYD from the coding sequence ATAGGGGTTGATGTGACGAAACCTTTTGAGGTGCACGAGTCTGGCGAGTTACTTCACGGCACCAGAGCCGACCTCGCGATCGGTGAACGGCTGGTGCCCGGCCGCCGGTCGAATTATGAAGAAGGACGGATTTCGAACCACGTATATGTGACGCAGACATTGGACGCCGCGGTGTGGGGAGCGGAGATGGCATCAGGCCCAGGGCGGTGTCGCGTCTACATCGTGGAACCAGAGGGCACGCTGGAAGACGACCCGAACGTGACGGACAAGAAGTTTCCCGGAAATCCGACGCGGTCCTACCGCACCAGGGAGCCCGTCAGAGTAATAGGCGAGATCACGGATTGGGTGGGGCACTCACCCGAGCAACTTCAAGTCATGCGCGATGGCCTGGCGGACCTCAGACGCCGCGGACTTGCGATCATCTATGACTGA
- a CDS encoding ABC transporter ATP-binding protein/permease, which translates to MDDVQPFSPSIDWNNGLLDSLIWISEAWAITALCTLITLGLIARFTVWGRQFWAVTGAYFTGRHSVRPWLSLAAMLLSVVIGVRLSVLFSYQSNDLYSAAQIAVQGSAIGSQTVKDSGVQGFWISLLLFSLLAAILVTRIMVDLFITQRFMLAWRAWLTDRLTADWLDGRAYYRSRFIDETIDNPDQRIQYDIDVFTAISGPQPNTPHQTSNGTLLFGAISSLVSVISFTQILWNLSGPVSLFGVELPRALFWSAFVYVAFATVIAFWLGRPLIRLSFNNEKFNAAFRYALVRLRDAAEAVALYRGEKPERHQLRHRFDPVVSNYKRFINRTMIFTGWNLSMNHIIIPLPWLLQAPRLFTGQIQLGTVIQSVSAFGAIQDALSFFRNSYDVFAGYRASILRLHGLVTANEQSRALPMLAVIADDNGAIELDAVEVRNPAGEQLVGDLGMQLSVGESLIITGESGTGKSTLLRSLAQLWPYASGTMRCPGGEHETMFLSQLPYVPLGDLRTVVSYPHGPGDIPDDELRAALEAVALPRYTGRLSDDADWAKVLSPGEQQRIAFARVLLTKPKAVFLDEATSALDEPLEFMIYSLIRRELPDTVLISVTHRSTVNRHHQKHLELLGAGRWRLSRVDGAEPLPV; encoded by the coding sequence ATGGACGATGTCCAACCGTTCTCGCCATCGATCGACTGGAACAACGGCCTGCTCGATTCGCTGATCTGGATCAGCGAGGCGTGGGCCATCACCGCGCTCTGCACGCTCATCACGCTGGGCCTCATCGCCCGGTTCACCGTCTGGGGACGGCAGTTCTGGGCCGTCACAGGTGCGTACTTCACGGGCCGGCATAGCGTCCGACCCTGGCTGTCACTGGCGGCGATGCTGCTGTCGGTGGTGATCGGCGTGCGACTGAGCGTGTTGTTCAGCTATCAGAGCAACGACCTGTACTCAGCCGCGCAAATCGCTGTACAGGGTAGCGCCATCGGCAGTCAGACGGTGAAAGATTCTGGTGTCCAGGGGTTTTGGATCTCCCTTCTGCTCTTTTCGTTGTTGGCGGCGATATTGGTCACTCGCATCATGGTCGATCTGTTCATCACGCAGCGCTTCATGCTGGCTTGGCGGGCCTGGCTGACCGACCGGCTCACCGCCGACTGGCTCGACGGGCGCGCGTACTACCGGAGCCGGTTCATCGACGAGACCATAGACAACCCGGACCAGCGCATCCAGTACGACATCGATGTGTTCACCGCCATCTCCGGACCGCAACCGAACACCCCACATCAGACAAGCAACGGCACGCTGCTGTTCGGGGCGATCTCCTCGCTCGTATCGGTCATCTCGTTCACCCAGATCCTGTGGAATCTGTCGGGTCCCGTTTCGCTTTTCGGTGTCGAACTGCCGCGCGCCTTGTTCTGGTCGGCGTTCGTCTACGTCGCGTTCGCGACCGTCATCGCGTTCTGGCTTGGCCGTCCGCTGATCCGCCTCTCGTTCAACAACGAGAAGTTCAACGCCGCGTTCCGCTACGCGCTGGTGCGACTGCGCGATGCCGCCGAAGCGGTTGCCCTCTACCGGGGAGAGAAACCGGAACGTCATCAACTGCGCCACCGCTTTGACCCAGTGGTGTCCAACTACAAACGGTTCATCAACAGGACCATGATCTTCACCGGTTGGAATCTGTCGATGAACCACATCATCATTCCGCTGCCCTGGTTGCTGCAGGCACCCCGGCTCTTCACCGGCCAGATCCAACTGGGGACAGTCATCCAGTCGGTATCGGCGTTCGGTGCCATCCAGGACGCACTGTCGTTCTTTCGCAACTCCTATGACGTCTTCGCCGGCTACCGCGCCTCCATCCTTCGGCTACACGGGCTGGTCACCGCCAATGAGCAAAGCCGGGCATTGCCGATGCTGGCGGTGATCGCCGACGACAACGGCGCGATCGAGCTGGACGCCGTCGAGGTCCGCAATCCGGCTGGTGAGCAGCTGGTCGGCGACCTGGGTATGCAGCTGAGTGTCGGAGAGTCGCTGATCATCACCGGGGAATCAGGCACGGGAAAGTCCACATTGTTACGCAGCCTGGCCCAGCTCTGGCCCTACGCTTCGGGAACGATGCGCTGCCCGGGTGGCGAGCACGAAACGATGTTCCTGTCTCAGCTGCCCTATGTCCCGCTCGGCGATCTTCGGACGGTGGTGTCCTACCCGCATGGTCCCGGCGACATCCCCGATGACGAACTGCGGGCCGCGCTGGAGGCGGTCGCGTTGCCGCGCTACACCGGACGGCTCTCCGACGACGCGGACTGGGCCAAGGTGCTCTCCCCGGGTGAACAGCAGCGCATCGCGTTCGCCCGAGTCTTATTGACCAAACCCAAGGCAGTGTTCCTCGACGAGGCGACCTCGGCGCTCGATGAACCGCTGGAATTCATGATCTACAGCCTGATACGCCGCGAACTTCCCGACACCGTGCTCATCAGCGTTACCCATCGCAGCACCGTCAACCGACATCACCAGAAGCACCTGGAACTGCTGGGTGCAGGACGATGGCGGTTGAGTCGCGTGGACGGCGCCGAGCCCCTTCCGGTGTAG